The following is a genomic window from Synechococcus sp. JA-2-3B'a(2-13).
TTGTAGAGGTTCAGGGGAAAGCAAATCCGATTTTGTGGCGGATTTCCTCCCGCAGGCGGGCGGTGATCGAGGCTTCGTCCAAATCGGCCAAAATCTGGGCTATGGCGGCTTTGGGGCCCTCTGGCCCCCAACTGGCTCCCTGGGCCAGGTAGCGGCGGGCGGACTCGCCGATGGCATAGCAGGAAAACCCGGCCAACACCGCCTGCGTCAGGGCCACGGAACCGTAGGCTCCCAGAGAGAATCCCCCCAGCAAGGTTTTCAGGGATCCCAGGCCCAACAGCGCCACCCACTCGCCGGCGCCCAGGCTGAGCATGCTGAGGATGATCTTCTGCAGCAGTTGTGTGGCTCCCGCAGTGCTCATGGGCCAGCCGTACAGGCGGGCCAGGCGCAGGATCAGGGTGACATCGATGGCCAGCCCTCCCAAGGTATCGAGCAGGGTGATGGGGTTGAGGGCAACCGCCAGCGCTTTAGTGCGGGCGGCTGAGGCGATCAGATCTTGGGCTTGCTGGGCACGGGTTTGCAGCTTGCGCTCAATTACCTGCTGGTTAACCCGATCGGCAAACAGGAGGGCATTCAAGGCCAGCAGCGAACGCCCCTCCCGATGCAGGACTTCCAGGATTTTCAGGCGCAGCTCATCCACCTGCGGGGATCCCACTTCCATCTGGGCAGCAAAGCTCCCATCCGGCCTTTGCACCAGGCGGGGCACGCGAGGGGAGGCCGCCACCATGACGATCTCGTTGGGAGAAAGGAGCTGCCGCACCCGTTCGTTGCGGATCTTGTCGTAGATGGCCTGGCGATCTGCCTCTGGGTACTGGTCGATCTTGTTGAACACCAGCAGCATAGGCTTGCCCGCCTCCCGCAGGGTGGCCAGAGCCTCAAACTCCACCCGCGTCAGATCCCCGCAGACGACAAACAGGATCAGATCCGCTCGCTGGGCCACTTCTCGGGCCAGCCGCGCCCGCTCTTCGCCGTCTACTTCATCCAGGCCGGGAGTGTCGATCAGCTCCAGACGGGATCCCTGCCAATGGGCGACCTGTACCGACTGCACCGAGGAAGGGGGGAGGCGGGATCCCTTCAGGGATGTGCCAGAGAAGGAGGACTGGGGGCGGGTTTCCCAGCTGATGTTCCAAGTTGCCGCTTGCTGGGTACGGGTGATGCCATGGGTGGGCCCCGTCTCAAAGACTGGCTCGCCCAGCAGGGCATTGAGCAGGGAAGACTTGCCTCGCCCCACCAGACCAAAGGCGGCGATGTGGATGACCTCGGTTTCCAGCTTGTCCAAGAGCGCTTGCAAGCTCTCCAACTCCCCTTCTAAGCCCGCGACCTCTTGGGGGCGCAGATCCAGTTGGGCCACCCACTGGCGCAGGCTGCGCTTGGCTTGTTGGTAGTTGAGGTCATCTT
Proteins encoded in this region:
- a CDS encoding DUF697 domain-containing protein, whose product is MARRNTLQDDLNYQQAKRSLRQWVAQLDLRPQEVAGLEGELESLQALLDKLETEVIHIAAFGLVGRGKSSLLNALLGEPVFETGPTHGITRTQQAATWNISWETRPQSSFSGTSLKGSRLPPSSVQSVQVAHWQGSRLELIDTPGLDEVDGEERARLAREVAQRADLILFVVCGDLTRVEFEALATLREAGKPMLLVFNKIDQYPEADRQAIYDKIRNERVRQLLSPNEIVMVAASPRVPRLVQRPDGSFAAQMEVGSPQVDELRLKILEVLHREGRSLLALNALLFADRVNQQVIERKLQTRAQQAQDLIASAARTKALAVALNPITLLDTLGGLAIDVTLILRLARLYGWPMSTAGATQLLQKIILSMLSLGAGEWVALLGLGSLKTLLGGFSLGAYGSVALTQAVLAGFSCYAIGESARRYLAQGASWGPEGPKAAIAQILADLDEASITARLREEIRHKIGFAFP